AGACCTGTGTAGGAAATGCGCCTAGCGCTGAGGGCGACATTCACATGCTGTACCCAGCCATGGAGGGGTTCGCCGGCAAGCCGGCTCCTACGGTAGGAGCCGGCTTGCCGGCGAACAGGGTCACTGCTGAACGTGCCCGAACAGCCCTTGCGACACCCGCACGCGTTGTGCGGCATCCTCGGTGCGGCCTTCCTTCGCCAGCATTTCCAGGTGCGCCTCGATGGCGTGGGTGCGTTGCGTGAGCCCGCAGTCGTTGGCGATCTGGATGTTCAGGCCGGGACGGGCATTGAGCTCGAGGATCAGCGGTCCCTTGTCCTGGTCCAGCACCATATCCACGCCGATGTAGCCCAGGCCGCACAGTTCGTAGCAGCTGGCGGCGAGCTTCATGAAGCCGTCCCAGTTGGGCAGCTGCACGCCGTCCACCGCGTTGGTGGTGTCCGGGTGCTTGCTGATGATCTTGTTCAGCCAGGTGCCGCGCAGCGTCAGGCCCGTGGCCAGATCCACGCCCACGCCGATGGCGCCTTGGTGCAGGTTGGCCTTGCCGCCGGACTGGCGGGTCGGCAGGCGCAGCATGGCCATCACCGGGTAGCCCATCAGCACGATGATGCGGATGTCCGGCACGCCTTCGTAGCTTATGCTCTTGAAGATC
This genomic stretch from Pseudomonas entomophila L48 harbors:
- a CDS encoding alpha-L-glutamate ligase-like protein — its product is MFGLFKTWKALEARGIMGINRRNADYVLKYNKRHLYPIVDDKIITKERALAAGIHVPEMYGIIETEKQIEKLDEIIGERNDFVIKPAQGAGGDGILVIADRFEDRYRTVSGKIISHEEIEHQISSILTGLYSLGGHRDRALIEYRVTPDQIFKSISYEGVPDIRIIVLMGYPVMAMLRLPTRQSGGKANLHQGAIGVGVDLATGLTLRGTWLNKIISKHPDTTNAVDGVQLPNWDGFMKLAASCYELCGLGYIGVDMVLDQDKGPLILELNARPGLNIQIANDCGLTQRTHAIEAHLEMLAKEGRTEDAAQRVRVSQGLFGHVQQ